The following proteins come from a genomic window of Loxodonta africana isolate mLoxAfr1 chromosome 19, mLoxAfr1.hap2, whole genome shotgun sequence:
- the CCDC74B gene encoding coiled-coil domain-containing protein 74B, with protein sequence MNGTGATAGPRPTSSAAPGSRGAMRPRQRLPPGLAHPAPHSQQLGLSEAQKRVLDLEKSLQFLQQQHSETLVKLHEEIDHLKRENKDLHYKLIMNQKPPKKGSFSTSSIQSNKSVSNSTVSGKARTQASSSRKQDSKADVPHKADLDEEPLSPGHSGKPDKVPGAGAQGQAREEDAEAFSVGAAPGAGSQSKGRPAAPLVSLPPHLRKPTTLQQCEVVIRQLWNANLLQAQELQHLKSLLDRNQRPRAALEEPGPSSPKDQEATQFPKVATKGLSKKCLILSSVPVAERAILPALKQSLKSNFAERQKRLQVVQSRRLHRSVL encoded by the exons ATGAACGGGACGGGGGCGACGGCCGGGCCGCGGCCCACCAGCTCGGCGGCCCCGGGCTCCCGGGGCGCGATGCGCCCGCGCCAGCGCCTGCCCCCGGGCCTTGCGCACCCGGCGCCGCACAGCCAGCAGCTGGGGCTCAGCGAGGCGCAGAAGCGGGTCTTGGACCTTGAGAAGAGCCTGCAGTTCCTGCAGCAGCAGCACTCGGAGACGCTGGTCAAGCTCCACGAGGAGATCGACCACCTGAAGCGGGAGAACaagg ATCTTCACTACAAGCTGATCATGAATCAGAAGCCGCCAAAGAAAG GCAGCTTCTCAACGTCCAGCATCCAGTCCAACAAGTCCGTATCCAATTCGACAGTGTCGG GCAAGGCCAGGACCCAGGCCAGCTCCTCCAGGAAGCAGGACTCGAAAGCAGACGTCCCCCACAAGGCGGACTTGGACGAGGAGCCCTTGAGCCCGGGCCACAGCGGAAAGCCGGACAAAGTCCCTGGGGCAGGGGCGCAGGGCCAGGCCAG AGAGGAAGATGCAGAGGCCTTTAGTGTGGGGGCTGCCCCCGGGGCAGGCAGCCAGTCTAAGGGGAGGCCGGCAGCCCCCTTGGTGAGCCTGCCCCCGCACCTGCGAAAGCCCACCACGCTGCAGCAATGTGAGGTGGTCATCCGCCAACTGTGGAACGCCAACCTCCTGCAGGCCCAAGAG CTGCAGCACCTCAAGTCCCTGCTGGACAGGAACCAGCGGCCCAGGGCGGCCCTCGAGGAGCCAGGGCCCAGCTCACCCAA ggaCCAGGAGGCCACACAGTTCCCCAAGGTTGCCACCAAGGGCCTCTCTAAGAAATG CCTGATCCTGAGCTCTGTACCTGTCGCGGAGAGGGCCATTCTGCCCGCCCTGAAGCAGAGCCTGAAGAGCAATTTCGCTGAGCGGCAGAAGCGGCTCCAGGTGGTACAGAGCCGGCGCCTGCACCGGTCAGTGCTTTGA